From Ficedula albicollis isolate OC2 chromosome 20, FicAlb1.5, whole genome shotgun sequence, one genomic window encodes:
- the MC3R gene encoding melanocortin receptor 3, with amino-acid sequence MNTTHFAFSFQPVLLNTTVDFNDSIPSNRSSDGFCEQVFIKAEVFLTLGIISLLENILVILAVLKNGNLHSPMYFFLCSLAVADMLVSMSNALETVMIAILSNGYLVIDDHFIQHMDNVFDSMICISLVASICNLLAIAIDRYITIFYALRYHSIMTVKKALSLIVLIWVACIICGIIFIAYSESKTVIVCLITMFFTMLLLMASLYVHMFLFARLHVKRIAALPAQGVPPQRTCMKGAVTITILLGVFILCWAPFFLHLILIISCPMNPYCICYTAHFNAYLVLIMCNSVIDPLIYAFRSLEMRKTFKEIVCCCYGMSVGQCML; translated from the coding sequence ATGAACACCACACACTTTGCATTCTCATTTCAGCCCGTGCTGCTCAACACCACCGTGGACTTCAACGACTCCATCCCCAGCAACAGGAGCAGTGACGGATTCTGCGAGCAGGTCTTCATCAAAGCCGAGGTCTTCTTGACCCTGGGGATCATCAGCCTGCTGGAGAACATCCTGGTCATCCTGGCAGTGCTGAAGAATGGCAACCTGCACTCTCCCATgtatttcttcctctgcagcctggccGTGGCTGATATGCTGGTGAGCATGTCCAACGCCCTGGAGACCGTCATGATCGCCATCCTCAGCAACGGCTACCTGGTCATCGACGACCACTTCATCCAGCACATGGACAATGTTTTTGACTCCATGATTTGCATTTCTCTGGTAGCCTCCATTTGCAACCTCCTGGCCATAGCCATCGACAGGTACATCACTATTTTCTATGCCCTCCGTTACCACAGCATCATGACGGTGAAGAAAGCCCTGTCCCTCATAGTGCTCATTTGGGTGGCTTGCATCATCTGCGGCATCATTTTCATTGCCTACTCGGAGAGCAAAACTGTCATTGTGTGTCTCATCACCATGTTCTTCACCATGCTGCTGCTCATGGCCTCCCTGTACGTGCACATGTTCCTGTTCGCCCGCCTGCACGTCAAGCGCATCGCGGCGCTGCCCGCCCAGGGCGTGCCCCCCCAGCGCACCTGCATGAAGGGGGCCGTCACCATCACCATCCTCCTGGGGGTCTTCATCCTCTGCTGGGCGCCCTTCTTCCTCCACCTCATCCTCATCATCTCCTGCCCCATGAACCCCTACTGCATCTGCTACACCGCCCACTTCAACGCCTACCTGGTGCTGATCATGTGCAACTCGGTCATCGACCCGCTCATCTACGCCTTCAGGAGCCTGGAGATGAGGAAGACTTTCAAAGAAATCGTGTGTTGCTGCTATGGCATGAGTGTGGGACAGTGCATGCTGTAA